A stretch of Haloprofundus halophilus DNA encodes these proteins:
- a CDS encoding NUDIX hydrolase yields METTRHFTATVYIVNDGATALHEHKRLGLRLPPGGHVDRDELPHEAALREAREETGLEPTLLADHSTIASETARTIPRPRHLLLEDINVHDDGVSHQHIDHIYYATTDSRAIDPDDGEESADVWDWYTPDDLRTSDLDADVVELGLEAIGCASGRR; encoded by the coding sequence ATGGAGACGACGCGGCACTTCACGGCGACGGTGTACATCGTCAACGACGGGGCGACGGCGCTGCACGAGCACAAGCGGCTCGGCCTGCGACTGCCCCCCGGCGGCCACGTCGACAGAGACGAACTCCCCCACGAAGCCGCGCTCCGAGAAGCCCGCGAGGAGACGGGTCTGGAGCCGACGTTACTCGCCGATCACTCCACCATCGCCTCCGAGACGGCGCGGACGATTCCGCGGCCGCGGCATCTGTTGCTCGAAGATATCAACGTTCACGACGACGGGGTCAGCCACCAGCACATCGACCACATCTACTACGCGACGACCGACTCGCGTGCCATCGACCCCGACGACGGCGAAGAGAGCGCAGACGTGTGGGACTGGTACACCCCCGACGACCTCCGGACGAGCGACCTCGACGCCGACGTGGTCGAACTCGGTCTGGAAGCCATCGGGTGCGCGTCCGGTCGACGCTGA
- a CDS encoding DUF7344 domain-containing protein, translated as MTDEQSSATADDVDELSQLLAVLSHPRRRQVVTLLSDDSHPSTLTELVTAIRTLDSPTPTAADREASLHLSLHHVHLPKLTDAGFVEYDSASRTLTPGRRLVERDTDQVPSLAAHFDDERTGSGVRLFSTTTMRATLAVLDADDDEELAVSDVAAALSARVGGSPQTHAAHLVHSLLPKLAETGVVDYDADRGTVSLLYRSPPLGGSSSPAHP; from the coding sequence ATGACCGACGAGCAATCCTCTGCTACCGCGGACGACGTGGATGAGCTGTCGCAGTTACTGGCGGTTCTCTCGCATCCGCGTCGCCGGCAGGTCGTAACGCTGCTATCGGACGACTCTCACCCCTCGACGCTCACCGAACTGGTCACAGCGATTCGGACGCTCGACTCGCCGACGCCGACGGCTGCCGACCGCGAAGCCTCGCTCCATCTCTCGCTTCACCACGTCCACCTTCCGAAGCTCACCGACGCCGGATTCGTCGAGTACGACTCGGCCAGTCGAACGCTCACACCCGGTCGCCGGCTCGTCGAACGGGACACCGACCAGGTCCCCTCACTGGCGGCCCACTTCGACGACGAACGGACCGGCTCCGGGGTCCGCCTGTTTTCGACGACCACGATGCGGGCGACGTTGGCCGTTCTCGACGCCGACGACGACGAGGAACTCGCCGTTTCGGACGTCGCGGCCGCGCTCTCCGCTCGCGTCGGCGGTTCTCCGCAGACGCACGCGGCGCATCTCGTCCACTCTCTCCTCCCGAAACTCGCCGAAACGGGCGTCGTCGACTACGACGCCGACCGAGGGACGGTGTCGCTCCTGTACCGCTCGCCGCCACTCGGCGGTTCGTCCTCGCCGGCGCACCCCTGA